A stretch of Cydia splendana chromosome 7, ilCydSple1.2, whole genome shotgun sequence DNA encodes these proteins:
- the LOC134792458 gene encoding uncharacterized protein LOC134792458: MDFVPFTLFFMVSLLSFQLSVGKPAITRESNIWPENCTGKAICEVKPDDYPPEDKLIQLFDIYKDKAPKLNQTSDRSGSDCSPFFDYTVEEYYMIIDENKEIRYALYIPGHFSFPLNIIQCNPDTPEKYELKLTNRRCETGYTDRSFFVLTHDLQGLETVKSATGIPSSCTAVPYED; encoded by the exons ATGGACTTCGTGCCATTTACGTTATTTTTC ATGGTTTCTCTGCTGAGCTTCCAATTAAGTGTTGGTAAACCAGCGATTACGAGAGAAAGCAATATATGGCCTGAAAACTGTACAGGGAAAGCCATTTGCGAAGTGAAACCCGACGACTACCCCCCGGAAGACAAATTGATACAGCTGTTTGAC ATTTATAAAGATAAGGCTCCGAAATTGAATCAAACCAGTGATCGTAGTGGAAGTGATTGCTCTCCTTTCTTTGATTATACG GTGGAAGAGTATTACATGATCATTGACGAGAATAAAGAAATAAGATACGCTCTCTATATTCCTGGACACTTTTCTTTTCCACTGAATATCATACAATGTAATCCAga TACGCCCGAAAAATACGAGCTAAAATTGACGAACAGAAGATGTGAAACAGGTTACACGGATCGTAGTTTCTTCGTGCTAACCCACGATCTACAGGGACTGGAAACTGTAAAGTCAGCCACAGGAATACCTTCAAGTTGTACAGCTGTTCCATATGAAGactaa